The following proteins are co-located in the Perca fluviatilis chromosome 22, GENO_Pfluv_1.0, whole genome shotgun sequence genome:
- the LOC120551947 gene encoding macrophage mannose receptor 1-like, with translation MDKVLLLIMAASGLSAVSSQAGRQYYFFYEPQNVTEAKTYCREKYTDLATVDSMEDVKTLNKMADSSNMVYPGYPTYYNYRAWIGLYDDVNSWRWSLTNTSFYKPGETEFRRWRNGEPNNMFSKEHCTQMGVDGKWNDASCDSSMKAVCVQVRGPDVTFILTNISMSWPAAQNYCRTQYTDLASVRNSTENQKVQDLIPTGGAVWIGLFRDSWKWSDGSTSSFKYWNTGYPNNKAGNEACVAAAFNQSGQWEDWNCGVKRAFICFGPVPASKDVIRLSLEKKNSLDLNSPAVMEAMLKQLQQKLKARGLDGNIKLSWRKQADGKVFHRKKKKDELE, from the exons ATGGACAAAGTTCTGCTGCTCATCATGGCTGCATCAG GGCTGAGTGCTGTCTCATCACAAGCTGGACGGCAgtactattttttttatgagcCGCAGAACGTGACTGAAGCAAAAACTTACTGCAGAGAGAAATACACAGACCTGGCCACTGTAGACAGCATGGAGGATGTAAAGACCCTGAACAAAATGGCAGATTCAAGCAACATGGTCTACCCAGGATACCCAACATACTACAACTAT CGAGCATGGATAGGACTGTATGATGACGTGAACAGCTGGCGGTGGTCACTGACGAACACAAGTTTCTACAAACCCGGGGAGACGGAGTTCAGACGATGGCGGAATGGGGAACCGAATAATATGTTCAGTAAAGAACACTGCACACAGATGGGTGTTGATGGGAAATGGAACGACGCCAGTTGTGACAGCTCCATGAAGGCAGTCTGTGTACAGGTCAGAG GGCCAGATGTGACTTTTATCCTCACTAACATCTCCATGTCGTGGCCTGCGGCCCAGAACTACTGCAGAACACAGTACACAGACCTGGCCAGTGTGAGAAACAGCACAGAGAACCAGAAGGTGCAGGACCTGATACCTACTGGAGGAGCAGTCTGGATCGGCCTTTTCAGAGACTCCTGGAAGTGGTCGGATGGAAGTACTTCCTCATTCAAGTACTGGAACACTGGGTACCCCAACAACAAAGCTGGGAACGAGGCTTGTGTGGCTGCAGCTTTCAATCAATCTGGACAATGGGAAGACTGGAACTGTGGCGTCAAGAGAGCATTCATTTGCTTCGGTCCAG TGCCTGCTTCAAAGGATGTGATAAGACTGAGTTTGGAGAAGAAGAACTCCCTGGATCTGAACAGCCCTGCTGTGATGGAGGCCATGTTGAAGCAG CTCCAACAGAAGCTGAAGGCCCGGGGGCTGGACGGCAACATCAAACTGAGCTGGAGGAAGCAGGCCGATGGAAAAGTCTTCcacaggaagaagaagaaggatgagCTGGAATGA